Proteins encoded in a region of the Clostridium butyricum genome:
- the smpB gene encoding SsrA-binding protein SmpB produces MVRKKNQNSLAENRKARHDYFVEEAMEAGLVLVGTEVKSIRKGRVNLKDCYADIYNGEIYIKNMHISPYEQGNIFNVDPLRERKLLLHKDEIRRLDGLVSRDGYTLIPLSLYLKEGKVKVALGVCKGKKNYDKRDAMIEKAQKRDIDRAMKERSRY; encoded by the coding sequence ATGGTAAGAAAAAAGAATCAAAATTCTTTAGCGGAAAATAGAAAAGCAAGACATGATTATTTTGTAGAAGAAGCAATGGAAGCAGGATTAGTATTAGTTGGAACAGAAGTTAAGTCTATAAGAAAAGGACGAGTTAACTTGAAAGACTGTTATGCAGATATATATAATGGTGAGATTTATATAAAAAATATGCATATTTCACCATACGAACAGGGAAATATATTCAATGTTGATCCGTTAAGAGAAAGAAAGCTTCTTCTCCATAAAGATGAAATAAGAAGATTGGATGGATTAGTTTCAAGAGACGGATATACATTAATTCCATTATCATTATATCTAAAAGAAGGAAAAGTAAAAGTGGCTCTTGGTGTCTGCAAAGGTAAGAAAAATTATGATAAAAGAGATGCCATGATTGAAAAAGCTCAAAAAAGAGATATTGATAGAGCTATGAAAGAAAGAAGCAGATATTAG
- a CDS encoding methionine ABC transporter ATP-binding protein encodes MSAYAEAAVEIKNVVKSFGNVQVIKDVSFTINQGEIYGIIGHSGAGKSTLLRCINGLESYNGGSVNVMGKEVSALNDGELRVFRKELGMIFQNFNLLQRKNVFDNVALPLEVWGYDKNTIKEKVSELLKLVGLEDKILRKPSQLSGGQKQRVAIARALALDPKILLCDEATSALDPKTTKDILQLLLKINKELGITIIIVTHQMEVIKEVCERVALLDGGEIKAEGKAEDLFLKPGKSLKKFLGEEDEENLPDTGINIKLYFPSNSSENALITRMSRELEIDFSIVWGKLEKFRDQVLGGLVININEEDKEKVLKYLEDKDILLEVLR; translated from the coding sequence GTGTCAGCATATGCGGAAGCAGCCGTTGAAATAAAAAATGTAGTAAAAAGTTTTGGAAATGTACAGGTTATAAAAGATGTGTCATTTACTATAAATCAAGGGGAGATTTATGGAATAATAGGACACAGTGGTGCAGGTAAATCTACGTTACTTAGATGTATAAATGGGCTTGAATCTTATAATGGAGGATCTGTAAATGTAATGGGGAAAGAAGTTTCTGCATTAAATGATGGAGAGCTTAGAGTATTCAGAAAAGAATTAGGCATGATTTTTCAAAATTTTAATTTATTGCAGAGAAAAAATGTTTTCGATAATGTAGCACTTCCTCTTGAAGTTTGGGGTTATGATAAAAACACAATTAAAGAAAAGGTATCAGAATTACTTAAATTAGTTGGATTAGAAGACAAAATTCTTAGAAAGCCATCTCAATTAAGTGGTGGTCAGAAACAGAGGGTAGCAATAGCAAGAGCATTAGCATTAGATCCAAAGATACTGCTTTGCGATGAAGCAACATCAGCATTGGATCCAAAAACAACGAAGGATATTCTACAACTTCTTTTAAAGATAAATAAAGAACTTGGAATAACAATAATAATTGTTACACATCAGATGGAAGTTATTAAAGAAGTATGTGAAAGAGTTGCATTATTAGATGGAGGAGAAATAAAGGCTGAGGGAAAAGCAGAAGATTTATTCTTAAAACCAGGCAAATCATTAAAGAAATTCTTAGGTGAAGAAGATGAAGAAAATCTACCAGATACAGGAATAAATATAAAATTGTATTTCCCAAGTAATTCTTCAGAAAATGCACTTATAACAAGAATGTCACGAGAACTTGAGATAGACTTTTCAATAGTTTGGGGTAAATTAGAAAAGTTTAGGGACCAAGTATTAGGGGGATTAGTAATAAATATAAATGAAGAAGATAAAGAAAAGGTCTTAAAGTACCTTGAAGATAAAGATATTTTACTGGAGGTGCTTAGATAA
- a CDS encoding methionine ABC transporter permease, with product MNEIIVKALIETLKMVFVSTTFSVILGFIPAIILTVTARDGLKPNRIIYNILDFIVNTLRSFPFVILMVIVVPLTKLIAGKSIGTEAAMVPLTIAAAPFVARIIESSLREVDKGVIEAAKSFGASNMQIIFKVMLKEAIPSIVSGITLTIISIVGYSAMAGAIGGGGLGDVAIRYGYQRFQTDMMVATCIILIVIVQALQILGNYFYNKLSK from the coding sequence ATGAATGAAATTATAGTTAAAGCGTTAATAGAAACATTAAAAATGGTTTTTGTATCAACTACATTCTCTGTTATTTTAGGATTTATACCAGCTATAATACTAACAGTAACAGCAAGGGATGGGCTTAAACCAAATAGAATAATATACAACATTTTAGATTTTATAGTTAATACATTAAGAAGTTTTCCTTTTGTAATATTAATGGTTATAGTAGTACCTTTAACAAAATTAATAGCAGGAAAGTCAATAGGAACTGAAGCTGCTATGGTACCACTTACAATTGCAGCAGCACCTTTTGTTGCTAGGATTATAGAATCTTCCTTAAGAGAAGTGGATAAAGGTGTTATAGAAGCTGCTAAGTCATTTGGAGCATCAAATATGCAGATTATTTTCAAAGTTATGCTTAAAGAAGCAATACCTTCAATAGTTTCAGGTATAACATTAACCATAATAAGTATTGTTGGATACTCAGCAATGGCAGGAGCTATTGGTGGAGGGGGACTTGGTGATGTTGCTATAAGATATGGATATCAAAGATTTCAAACAGATATGATGGTGGCAACTTGTATAATACTTATAGTTATAGTACAGGCACTACAAATTTTGGGGAATTATTTTTATAATAAATTATCTAAATAA
- a CDS encoding MetQ/NlpA family ABC transporter substrate-binding protein, protein MKKKSILSVVLAGVLAIGLIGCGGTGSNGSGADSKDDKVIKIGVTPKPHKEIVDAAVPLLEKEGYKVEITEFNDYVQPNTAVEEGSLDVNFFQHTPYLNEQVQSRGLHLKSVAAIHLEPMGLYSKKITSLDELKDGSTIAVPNDPSNEARALKLLAANGLIKIKDGELVTPADITENPKNLQFSELEAAAVPRAVDDVDAAVINGNYAIEAGFDPTTNAIVKEDKDSEAAKPYANIVVVKEGNENLEKIQALIKALTSDEVRDFINKEYNGAVIPVF, encoded by the coding sequence ATGAAAAAGAAATCAATATTATCAGTAGTTTTAGCAGGAGTACTTGCAATTGGATTAATAGGATGTGGGGGAACTGGAAGTAACGGTTCAGGAGCAGATTCGAAAGATGATAAAGTAATAAAAATTGGTGTAACACCAAAGCCACATAAAGAAATTGTAGATGCAGCAGTTCCTTTATTAGAAAAGGAAGGCTATAAAGTAGAAATCACTGAATTTAATGATTATGTTCAGCCAAATACAGCAGTTGAAGAAGGATCTTTAGATGTAAATTTCTTTCAACACACACCATATTTAAATGAACAAGTACAATCTAGAGGATTACATTTAAAATCAGTTGCAGCGATTCATTTAGAACCAATGGGATTATATTCTAAGAAGATTACATCTTTAGATGAATTAAAGGATGGGTCTACAATAGCGGTTCCAAATGATCCATCAAATGAAGCTAGAGCATTAAAATTACTAGCAGCTAATGGATTAATAAAAATTAAAGATGGAGAATTAGTTACACCAGCAGATATAACAGAAAATCCAAAGAATTTACAATTTAGTGAGTTAGAAGCAGCAGCAGTTCCAAGAGCAGTGGATGATGTAGATGCAGCTGTAATTAATGGTAATTATGCTATTGAGGCAGGATTTGATCCAACAACAAATGCAATTGTCAAAGAAGATAAAGATTCTGAAGCAGCTAAGCCTTATGCTAATATTGTTGTTGTAAAAGAAGGAAATGAAAATCTTGAAAAAATTCAAGCTTTAATAAAAGCATTAACTTCTGATGAAGTTAGAGATTTTATTAATAAAGAATATAATGGGGCAGTTATTCCAGTATTCTAA
- a CDS encoding YkvA family protein: MKISEVKVKLLGSDVLSIVNEFVKVDGLNLKNIIINDGIEIEGTFKKGFSVDFSVKAEILGCENNKIKARLSKVKLFNFGIFRLIRSFVLKKLSKEFEEFGIASNKDIAIIDIKKILKDIPYVDLNINEIYTKSSEVWVEADNIEVSIAGSLIKEKISETINENKQEEEIYELENINKIKDNYSAGRNILAQKLPDNIKEYKDYLFILPDLVSLIYRLLKDKRVPIKTKLVMSAAVAYVMFPSDLIPNNIPFIGVIDDIGVIFFALNRVVSDVPLSLIVENWEGSNDIIIVMKNGLEYLTNFTAATNVEKLYEFVEELSTL, translated from the coding sequence ATGAAAATATCAGAAGTGAAGGTGAAGCTTTTAGGGAGTGATGTTTTAAGTATAGTAAATGAATTTGTAAAAGTAGACGGATTGAATTTAAAAAATATTATTATAAATGATGGAATTGAAATTGAAGGTACTTTTAAAAAAGGATTCAGTGTGGATTTTTCAGTAAAAGCAGAAATACTTGGTTGTGAAAATAACAAAATTAAAGCTAGACTCTCAAAAGTAAAGCTTTTTAATTTTGGAATTTTTAGATTGATAAGAAGCTTTGTATTGAAAAAACTATCTAAAGAATTCGAGGAATTTGGTATTGCTAGTAATAAAGATATTGCTATTATTGATATAAAAAAGATACTTAAGGATATTCCATATGTTGATTTAAATATTAATGAAATATATACAAAGAGTTCAGAAGTTTGGGTAGAAGCAGATAATATAGAGGTATCTATTGCAGGAAGCCTTATTAAGGAAAAAATTTCTGAAACAATTAATGAAAATAAACAAGAAGAAGAGATATATGAATTAGAAAATATTAATAAAATTAAAGATAATTATTCTGCAGGTAGAAATATTTTAGCACAAAAGCTTCCAGATAATATTAAAGAATACAAAGATTATTTATTTATATTACCTGATTTGGTTTCGCTTATTTATCGATTGCTAAAAGATAAGAGAGTTCCTATAAAAACAAAATTAGTAATGTCAGCAGCAGTAGCATATGTAATGTTCCCATCAGATTTAATTCCTAATAATATTCCATTTATAGGGGTTATAGATGATATTGGTGTAATATTTTTTGCTTTAAATAGGGTGGTAAGTGATGTGCCATTGAGTTTAATAGTTGAAAATTGGGAAGGAAGCAATGATATAATAATTGTAATGAAAAATGGACTAGAATATTTAACTAACTTTACAGCTGCTACAAATGTAGAAAAATTATATGAATTTGTAGAGGAATTGTCTACATTATAA